A genomic stretch from Rhizobium brockwellii includes:
- a CDS encoding methyltransferase family protein has translation MPIPQDRDTETGSPFISQAATLAGVLIGIALSTYLQLEPGKAMALAVFCLLLAWIAADGTFAARSTWASRRRRDEAPTIFWRRVGTKLVGLAALLGAVVIACSVFPFFTQSAAVRWIIEAGHTTIPLSIALAGATILYVAVTDLVAEEPDDYLNQVGRAVLMQDFREEDVLFALRLLAIKCFFLVLMFSGGMAALSDLAEKPAWAFPPLSAAWFEGLLRLAFLLDIVLAAGGYVATFKLFGWHVRATETTALGWLVCLICYEPFFPAISHAFVPYGEGPGWETVIQEGSAVFILWSVATLFCTVIYVWATVAFGPRFSNLTHRGIITSGPYRFMKHPAYVSKNIAWWLVAIPGFLASSLAEGLARAGMLAIVSLIYLLRARAEERMLSRDPAYQDYAERVAAHGLLAMAKRRLASTAPRV, from the coding sequence GTGCCGATACCGCAGGACAGGGATACCGAAACCGGGAGCCCTTTCATCAGCCAAGCGGCGACCCTCGCCGGAGTTCTGATCGGTATCGCGCTCTCGACCTATCTGCAGCTTGAACCCGGCAAGGCAATGGCGCTTGCCGTGTTCTGCCTTCTCTTGGCGTGGATCGCCGCCGACGGCACATTCGCTGCTCGTTCGACCTGGGCATCGCGAAGGAGACGAGACGAGGCTCCCACCATTTTCTGGCGTCGCGTCGGAACGAAGCTTGTGGGCCTCGCTGCGCTGCTTGGCGCGGTCGTGATCGCCTGTTCGGTCTTTCCGTTTTTCACGCAGTCGGCGGCGGTCCGATGGATCATCGAGGCTGGGCACACCACTATTCCCCTTTCCATCGCACTTGCCGGCGCCACCATTCTCTACGTCGCGGTCACCGATCTGGTCGCGGAGGAACCCGACGATTATCTCAACCAGGTCGGGCGCGCGGTGTTGATGCAGGATTTTCGCGAGGAGGACGTGCTGTTCGCATTGCGCCTGCTCGCGATCAAATGCTTCTTTCTCGTGCTGATGTTCTCGGGCGGCATGGCGGCTCTTTCCGATCTTGCCGAGAAGCCGGCCTGGGCGTTTCCGCCGCTCTCGGCGGCCTGGTTCGAAGGCCTGTTGCGGCTTGCATTTCTTCTGGACATCGTGCTTGCCGCCGGCGGCTATGTCGCGACTTTCAAGCTTTTCGGATGGCATGTCAGGGCAACGGAGACGACGGCGCTCGGCTGGCTCGTCTGCCTCATCTGTTATGAGCCGTTCTTCCCTGCGATCTCACATGCCTTCGTGCCCTATGGCGAGGGGCCGGGCTGGGAGACCGTGATCCAGGAAGGGTCGGCCGTCTTCATCCTCTGGAGCGTCGCGACGCTGTTCTGCACCGTCATCTATGTCTGGGCGACCGTCGCTTTCGGGCCGCGATTTTCAAACCTCACGCATCGCGGCATCATCACATCGGGCCCCTATCGCTTCATGAAGCATCCGGCCTATGTCTCGAAGAACATCGCGTGGTGGCTGGTGGCGATCCCAGGCTTCCTCGCCAGCAGCCTTGCCGAGGGGCTTGCCCGGGCCGGCATGCTGGCGATCGTCAGTCTTATCTACCTGCTGCGCGCGCGAGCGGAGGAACGCATGCTGAGCCGGGATCCCGCCTATCAGGACTATGCCGAGCGCGTCGCGGCGCATGGACTTCTGGCGATGGCGAAGCGGCGGCTGGCGTCTACAGCGCCGCGCGTCTGA
- a CDS encoding tail fiber domain-containing protein — translation MGGGSGSSSSSSSSSSSSSSSSSGGSWSDRRLKTDIRRLGTSAQGIPVYAFRYIWGGPMFVGTMAQDLLAIRPEAVIETASGYYMVDYDKLDIAMISLPEDASPLTAEAVMALATRAARIRSRGSVQPAM, via the coding sequence ATGGGCGGCGGCTCTGGCTCTAGCAGTTCCTCTAGCTCCTCCAGTTCGAGCAGTTCATCGAGTTCCAGCGGCGGCTCGTGGTCCGATCGCCGCCTGAAGACCGATATCCGGCGGCTCGGCACCTCGGCTCAGGGCATACCGGTCTATGCCTTCCGTTACATCTGGGGCGGCCCAATGTTCGTCGGCACGATGGCGCAGGATCTATTGGCGATCAGGCCTGAGGCAGTCATCGAAACCGCATCGGGTTACTACATGGTCGATTACGACAAGCTCGATATTGCAATGATCTCGCTGCCGGAGGATGCGTCTCCGCTTACGGCTGAGGCCGTGATGGCGCTTGCGACCCGGGCGGCACGGATACGCTCTCGGGGCTCCGTCCAGCCGGCAATGTAA
- a CDS encoding caspase family protein has product MPKFRCVKRLCTYLLIVAAMLLSIGTAFAAITEESGRRVALVIGNSVYKTLPSLPNPANDVEEVATTLRAAGFDVTIGINVDRIGLEDTVRRFLRSTSNAEAGLIYYSGHGIQVGGQNFIVPVDATLETPYDVETQTMPLDLILNHLKQNSRVQLIFLDACRNNPFNAQKFWMAEKLEPVGTTRGLARIDSDLGSLIAFSTEPGQVALDGAGALSPYSESFIKRASEPNKEIRQVLTDVRRDVMAMTGGKQVPWENSSLMDSFYFIPAPPPPSVESMQQVSVPEGAATTKLPIAPPHDETGSALLVTVNQLPKTGKLSFDGKPVEQGAKMPAAALTALTYDSSGVAAGTVGLIGYTVSDPYGQAAQGVVAITVSADAGAKIAQLEQEKQVRLADADAYLKTLPRDVDTTIGVGPVEASLPVVPASAAEMTFKVAALPDKGTLRAGDRVIGLGHVLEAADIPALSYEPQIGTENQPFALTLQAANDDLPPATVTFKPKLDACDTAAAAPLDLQGVTAGKLPNEIDADEALSACTEAIKAYPEVARFVYQLGRAQLANRDAKTAFATISKAMDAGHVRAIYELSSLYEFGASVPRDAAKASEIAKGGAAKGDPFALHSYGKALYYGRGTKADQQLGLRLMLQAADLGHTYAMNELGYIFLNGVNVPADPERGIRFYEAGVQRNDIYSLNNLALVYRFGKGAPEDLPKALDLFTRAAEGGQPYAPTNLGRMYRDGIGVAADKAEAVKWLEAGAERGDYWGALDRAMLAKEEGADADSLAIASRYFALATAINMPGSGDPKNQALAELKRMPGAAKKKAEAAFAAELTAQEKKTIPKTKSLDDRLVKLAKATWVKRNPRYDLF; this is encoded by the coding sequence ATGCCCAAGTTTCGCTGCGTCAAGAGACTGTGCACTTATCTGCTGATCGTCGCAGCAATGCTGTTATCGATCGGCACGGCATTTGCCGCGATCACCGAAGAGAGCGGACGCCGCGTCGCCCTCGTCATCGGCAACTCGGTCTACAAGACGCTACCCTCGCTTCCCAATCCTGCCAATGATGTCGAAGAGGTCGCGACCACGTTGCGCGCGGCCGGTTTCGATGTGACGATCGGCATTAATGTCGACCGCATCGGGCTCGAAGATACGGTGCGCCGCTTCCTGCGTTCGACCAGCAATGCCGAGGCCGGCCTCATCTATTATTCGGGCCACGGTATCCAGGTGGGCGGCCAGAATTTCATCGTGCCGGTCGATGCAACGCTGGAGACGCCCTATGACGTCGAGACGCAGACCATGCCGCTCGACCTCATCCTGAACCATCTCAAGCAGAATTCGCGGGTGCAGCTGATCTTCCTCGACGCCTGCCGCAACAATCCGTTCAATGCCCAGAAATTCTGGATGGCGGAAAAACTGGAACCGGTCGGCACGACACGCGGACTTGCGCGCATCGACAGCGATCTCGGCAGCCTCATCGCCTTTTCCACCGAACCCGGCCAGGTGGCGCTCGATGGCGCCGGCGCGCTCAGCCCCTATTCCGAATCCTTCATCAAGCGCGCCAGCGAACCCAACAAGGAAATCCGCCAAGTCCTGACCGATGTGCGCCGCGACGTGATGGCCATGACCGGCGGCAAGCAGGTTCCCTGGGAAAACTCGTCACTGATGGACAGCTTCTATTTCATTCCGGCGCCGCCGCCGCCGAGCGTCGAATCGATGCAGCAGGTGAGCGTGCCGGAGGGTGCGGCCACGACCAAATTGCCGATCGCTCCGCCGCATGACGAGACCGGCTCGGCGCTGCTCGTCACCGTCAACCAGCTTCCCAAGACCGGCAAGCTCAGCTTCGACGGCAAGCCGGTCGAGCAGGGCGCAAAGATGCCGGCCGCGGCACTGACGGCGCTGACCTATGATTCATCCGGTGTTGCCGCCGGAACCGTCGGCCTGATTGGCTATACCGTGAGCGATCCATACGGTCAGGCGGCGCAGGGCGTCGTCGCGATCACCGTCTCGGCCGACGCCGGCGCCAAGATCGCCCAGCTCGAGCAGGAAAAACAGGTGCGGCTTGCCGATGCCGACGCCTATCTGAAGACGCTGCCGCGCGACGTCGACACGACGATCGGCGTCGGCCCTGTAGAAGCCAGCCTGCCGGTCGTGCCAGCATCGGCCGCGGAGATGACCTTCAAGGTCGCGGCCCTGCCCGACAAGGGCACGCTGCGCGCCGGAGACCGGGTGATCGGGCTCGGCCATGTGCTTGAAGCTGCCGATATCCCGGCGCTTTCCTACGAGCCGCAGATCGGCACTGAAAACCAGCCTTTCGCCCTGACGCTGCAGGCAGCCAATGACGACTTGCCGCCGGCGACCGTCACTTTCAAGCCGAAGCTCGACGCCTGCGACACCGCAGCCGCAGCCCCCCTCGACCTGCAGGGCGTGACGGCAGGCAAGTTGCCGAACGAGATCGACGCCGATGAAGCACTGTCGGCCTGCACGGAGGCAATAAAGGCCTATCCCGAGGTGGCGCGCTTCGTCTATCAACTTGGCCGTGCCCAGCTTGCCAACCGCGACGCCAAGACGGCTTTTGCGACGATCAGCAAGGCAATGGATGCCGGGCATGTCCGGGCGATCTATGAACTGTCGAGTCTTTACGAGTTCGGCGCCTCCGTGCCGCGCGACGCAGCCAAGGCAAGCGAGATCGCCAAGGGTGGTGCGGCCAAGGGCGATCCCTTTGCCCTGCATAGCTACGGCAAGGCCCTCTACTACGGCCGCGGCACCAAGGCCGATCAACAGCTGGGGTTGCGCTTGATGCTGCAGGCCGCCGATCTCGGCCATACCTATGCGATGAACGAGCTCGGCTATATCTTCCTCAACGGCGTCAACGTTCCGGCCGATCCAGAGCGGGGCATCCGCTTCTACGAAGCCGGCGTGCAGCGTAACGACATCTATTCGCTGAACAATCTTGCGCTGGTCTACCGTTTCGGAAAAGGCGCTCCAGAGGATCTCCCGAAAGCGCTCGACCTTTTCACGCGGGCAGCGGAGGGCGGTCAGCCCTATGCCCCGACAAACCTCGGGCGCATGTACCGCGACGGTATCGGCGTTGCCGCGGACAAGGCGGAAGCGGTGAAGTGGCTTGAGGCGGGCGCGGAACGCGGCGACTATTGGGGTGCACTCGACCGCGCGATGCTCGCGAAGGAAGAGGGCGCGGACGCTGACAGCCTCGCAATCGCATCACGTTATTTCGCGCTGGCGACAGCCATCAACATGCCAGGCAGCGGCGATCCGAAGAACCAGGCGCTCGCGGAACTCAAGAGGATGCCTGGCGCTGCCAAGAAAAAAGCGGAGGCCGCCTTTGCCGCCGAGCTGACCGCTCAGGAAAAAAAGACAATTCCGAAGACCAAGTCGCTCGATGACAGGCTCGTCAAACTCGCCAAAGCGACCTGGGTCAAGCGAAATCCGAGGTATGATCTCTTCTGA
- a CDS encoding L-fuconate dehydratase encodes MTRITDLRVFDLRFPTSQSLDGSDAMNPDPDYSAAYVILDTDAPGLAGHGLTFTIGRGNDICCMAIEAMRHLVVGADLTEVLAHPGAFWRHLTSDSQLRWIGPEKGAIHLATGAVVNAVWDLLAKQAGKPVWRLVAEMSPGEIADIVDYRYLTDVLTRDEAVEILKRAEAGKAERIAILEKEGYACYTTSAGWLGYDDEKLRRLCQEAIDAGFNHIKMKVGRDLEDDIRRLRIAREVIGPDRYLMIDANQVWEVGQAIDWVKALSFAKPFFIEEPTSPDDVAGHRKIRQAIGPVKVATGEMCQNRIMFKQFIAEGAIDIVQIDSCRIGGLNEVLSVLLIAAKFDLPVWPHAGGVGLCEYVQHLSMIDYVAVSGTKDGRVIEYVDHLHENFLDPCLIENAAYMPPTLPGFSIEMKPASISNYTFRG; translated from the coding sequence ATGACCCGCATCACCGACCTTCGTGTCTTCGATCTCCGCTTTCCCACGTCGCAAAGCCTGGATGGATCCGATGCGATGAACCCCGATCCGGATTATTCGGCGGCCTACGTCATTCTCGATACGGATGCGCCCGGCCTTGCCGGCCACGGCCTGACCTTCACCATCGGCCGCGGCAACGACATTTGCTGCATGGCGATCGAGGCGATGCGCCACCTCGTCGTCGGCGCTGATCTCACAGAAGTTCTCGCCCATCCCGGCGCCTTCTGGCGGCATCTGACCAGCGATAGCCAGCTGCGCTGGATCGGCCCGGAAAAGGGCGCCATCCACTTGGCGACGGGCGCGGTCGTCAACGCCGTCTGGGACCTGCTCGCCAAACAGGCCGGCAAACCCGTCTGGCGGCTCGTCGCCGAGATGTCGCCGGGAGAGATCGCCGATATCGTCGACTACCGCTATCTCACCGACGTGCTGACGCGCGACGAGGCGGTCGAAATCCTGAAGCGCGCCGAGGCGGGCAAGGCGGAGCGCATCGCCATCCTCGAAAAAGAGGGCTACGCCTGCTACACGACCTCGGCCGGCTGGCTCGGCTACGACGACGAAAAGCTGCGCCGCCTCTGCCAGGAGGCAATCGATGCCGGCTTCAACCATATCAAGATGAAGGTCGGCCGCGACCTGGAAGACGATATCCGCCGCCTCAGGATCGCCCGCGAGGTGATCGGCCCCGACCGCTACCTGATGATCGACGCCAACCAGGTGTGGGAAGTCGGCCAGGCGATCGACTGGGTCAAGGCGCTCTCCTTCGCCAAGCCCTTCTTCATCGAGGAACCCACCAGCCCCGACGATGTCGCCGGCCACCGCAAGATCCGCCAGGCGATCGGCCCGGTGAAAGTCGCGACCGGCGAGATGTGCCAGAACCGCATCATGTTCAAGCAGTTCATCGCCGAGGGCGCGATCGACATCGTGCAGATCGATTCCTGCCGCATCGGCGGGCTGAACGAGGTGCTCTCGGTCTTGCTGATCGCCGCCAAATTCGACCTGCCGGTCTGGCCGCATGCCGGCGGCGTCGGCCTTTGCGAATATGTGCAGCATCTGTCGATGATCGATTACGTCGCGGTGTCGGGCACTAAGGACGGCCGCGTCATCGAATATGTCGATCACCTGCACGAAAACTTCCTCGACCCCTGCCTGATCGAGAACGCCGCCTATATGCCGCCCACTCTGCCGGGCTTCTCCATCGAGATGAAACCGGCCTCGATCAGCAACTATACGTTTCGAGGTTAA
- a CDS encoding SDR family oxidoreductase produces MTNRLSGKTVLITAAGQGIGRATAAAFAAIGAKVHATDINTEALATLAAETGVSTHKLNVLEEDAVKALVAEIGAVDVLFNCAGFVHAGSILEMKDSDLEFAFDLNVKAMIRTIRAVLPGMIERKDGAIINMASVASSIKGVPNRFAYGVTKAAVIGLTKAVAADYVGQGIRCNAICPGTVESPSLQDRMRAQGDYDAARAAFIARQPMGRLGSPEEIADLAVYLAGATYTSGQAIAIDGGWTI; encoded by the coding sequence ATGACAAACAGACTTTCCGGCAAGACCGTTCTCATCACCGCCGCCGGCCAGGGCATCGGCCGGGCGACGGCGGCAGCCTTTGCCGCGATCGGCGCCAAGGTTCACGCGACAGACATCAACACCGAGGCCTTAGCGACGCTCGCCGCGGAAACCGGGGTTTCCACGCACAAGCTGAACGTGCTCGAAGAGGATGCGGTCAAGGCTCTGGTCGCCGAGATCGGCGCTGTTGACGTGCTATTCAACTGCGCCGGCTTCGTCCATGCCGGCTCGATCCTCGAGATGAAGGATTCCGATCTCGAATTCGCCTTCGACCTCAACGTCAAGGCGATGATTCGCACCATCCGCGCCGTGCTGCCCGGCATGATCGAGCGCAAGGACGGGGCGATCATCAACATGGCCTCCGTCGCCTCCAGCATCAAGGGCGTGCCGAACCGCTTCGCCTATGGCGTTACCAAGGCGGCGGTGATCGGGCTCACCAAAGCCGTTGCCGCCGATTACGTCGGTCAGGGCATCCGCTGCAACGCCATCTGCCCGGGAACGGTGGAAAGCCCGTCGCTGCAGGACCGCATGCGGGCTCAGGGCGATTACGACGCCGCGCGCGCCGCCTTCATCGCCCGCCAGCCGATGGGCCGGCTGGGCTCGCCGGAAGAGATCGCCGATCTCGCCGTCTATCTCGCCGGCGCCACCTACACGTCGGGCCAGGCGATCGCCATCGACGGCGGCTGGACGATCTGA
- a CDS encoding IclR family transcriptional regulator has protein sequence METDESDRYRAPALDKGLDILELLAGVDSGLTQAEIAKRLDRSPNEFYRMLDRLVRRGYVTRLDGDRYSLTLKLFGLAQLHAPVRRLASYATPLMRDLAQRTRQANHLAVFDRGAAVVIAQQEAPDYWGFSIRIGAHISLFDTGSGHVLLAFRSAEEREMMISEHVRSRAEVELGPEFYDRLDQIRERGYEMMASAQTSGVYNLSAPVLGPDRRCIAALTCPFIALVNAPSAPDITQAITLVQKTAAQLSLLAGADVVNPA, from the coding sequence ATGGAGACCGACGAGTCCGACCGCTACCGCGCTCCTGCCCTCGACAAGGGCCTCGATATCCTGGAGTTGCTCGCCGGCGTCGACAGCGGCCTCACCCAGGCCGAAATCGCCAAGCGGCTCGACCGCAGCCCCAACGAATTCTACCGCATGCTCGACCGGCTGGTGCGCCGCGGTTACGTCACCCGGCTGGATGGCGACCGCTACTCTCTGACGCTGAAGCTCTTCGGTCTTGCGCAACTGCATGCGCCGGTGCGCCGGCTCGCCTCTTACGCCACGCCGCTGATGCGCGATCTTGCCCAGCGCACGCGCCAGGCCAATCATCTTGCCGTCTTCGATCGCGGTGCTGCCGTCGTCATTGCCCAACAGGAGGCGCCGGACTATTGGGGATTCTCGATCCGCATCGGCGCCCATATCAGCCTCTTCGACACCGGCTCGGGACATGTGCTGCTTGCCTTCCGCAGCGCGGAGGAGCGGGAGATGATGATCTCGGAACATGTGCGCAGCCGCGCGGAGGTCGAACTCGGGCCCGAATTCTACGATCGTCTCGACCAGATCCGCGAGCGCGGCTACGAGATGATGGCGAGCGCCCAGACATCAGGCGTCTACAATCTTTCCGCGCCCGTCCTCGGACCCGACCGCCGCTGCATCGCCGCCCTCACCTGCCCCTTCATCGCGCTCGTCAATGCGCCGTCGGCTCCCGATATTACCCAGGCGATTACCCTGGTGCAGAAGACCGCCGCCCAGCTTTCGCTACTTGCCGGCGCCGATGTCGTCAATCCGGCCTGA
- a CDS encoding amidohydrolase family protein — MFIDTHLHIIDRSALPYPWLSGVPDLDHDFLYEAYATEARRCGITTVLHMEVDVDPAAMQAETDHVAGIAKREGSLIAGAIVSCRPEEESFAAYLERQKADPFVKGFRRVLHVVPDDVSEGALFRENIRRISGSGLTFDLCTLPHQASRVTALVDLAPDVQFVLDHCGVPDIRSDAFEPWKAGISEIARRPNVVCKISGVVAYADAKTWTAETLQPYLEHVIASFGWDRVVWGSDWPVCTLGGGLSTWVAATHAMLSTSSEAERSKLLFANAQRLWSL, encoded by the coding sequence GTGTTCATCGACACCCATCTGCACATCATCGACCGGTCGGCGCTGCCCTATCCCTGGCTCTCAGGCGTGCCTGATCTCGATCATGATTTCCTCTACGAAGCCTATGCGACTGAAGCCCGGCGCTGCGGCATCACCACGGTGCTGCATATGGAGGTCGACGTCGATCCCGCCGCGATGCAAGCCGAGACCGATCACGTCGCCGGCATCGCCAAAAGGGAAGGCAGTCTGATTGCCGGCGCCATCGTCTCCTGCCGGCCGGAGGAGGAAAGCTTTGCCGCCTATCTCGAGCGGCAGAAGGCCGATCCCTTTGTCAAGGGGTTCCGCCGCGTGCTGCATGTCGTGCCCGATGATGTCTCCGAAGGCGCCCTGTTCCGCGAAAACATCAGGCGCATCAGCGGCAGCGGCCTGACCTTCGACCTTTGCACATTGCCGCATCAGGCGAGCCGTGTGACGGCCCTCGTCGATCTTGCCCCCGACGTGCAGTTCGTGCTCGACCATTGCGGCGTGCCGGATATCCGCTCGGACGCCTTTGAGCCCTGGAAGGCCGGCATATCAGAGATTGCCCGGCGGCCGAACGTCGTCTGCAAGATCTCTGGCGTCGTCGCCTATGCCGATGCGAAGACCTGGACGGCAGAAACGCTGCAGCCCTATCTCGAACACGTGATCGCAAGTTTCGGCTGGGACCGCGTCGTCTGGGGCAGCGATTGGCCGGTCTGCACGCTTGGTGGCGGCCTCTCTACCTGGGTCGCGGCGACCCATGCGATGCTCTCCACCAGCAGCGAGGCAGAGCGCTCGAAGTTGCTTTTCGCCAATGCCCAGCGCCTCTGGTCGCTCTGA
- a CDS encoding helix-turn-helix domain-containing protein, whose translation MKEEPHSVDVHVGKTIRIQRLLRKVSQTELGDRVGVTFQQIQKYEKGSNRVSASMLVEIAGALKVDVRTFFDDLSTPDNANDNPAPSEEFVISREGVLLNAAFFSIKNEALRKKILKLVQAIANTEQLETEAAE comes from the coding sequence ATGAAAGAAGAACCGCATTCCGTCGATGTTCACGTCGGAAAGACGATCCGCATCCAGCGTCTGTTGAGGAAAGTTTCTCAGACGGAACTGGGAGATCGCGTTGGCGTAACGTTCCAGCAGATCCAGAAGTACGAAAAGGGCTCCAACCGCGTTTCCGCCAGCATGCTGGTCGAAATCGCCGGCGCGCTGAAGGTCGATGTCAGGACGTTTTTCGACGACCTGTCGACCCCTGACAATGCCAACGACAACCCCGCTCCGAGCGAGGAATTCGTTATTTCGCGCGAAGGCGTGCTTCTCAATGCGGCGTTCTTTTCGATCAAGAACGAAGCGCTTCGCAAGAAGATCCTGAAGCTCGTCCAGGCGATTGCCAACACCGAACAGTTGGAAACCGAAGCGGCCGAATAG
- a CDS encoding TfuA-like protein produces MKVLFVGPSLGSDLAAARAMSPCMNFRPPAAAGDILKAVRDGATAIGLVDGYFGDLPSVWHKEILYALEHDVAVAGGASMGALRAAECAPFGMVGLGSIFEDYESGRLLDDEAVALVHAPQELGWLPLSVPWVDFEPTIDALHAKGEISPGERKKLLLAGRFLHFSERTYAKVADECHFRKPRRDHILAAIRSSRVERKRNDARLVLEWLRRDKFLPVNRDWHFAATSHWELLHAEVTRNAVPVTLE; encoded by the coding sequence ATGAAGGTGCTGTTCGTCGGCCCGAGCCTTGGCAGTGATCTTGCCGCTGCAAGAGCCATGTCTCCTTGCATGAACTTCCGGCCGCCGGCCGCCGCCGGCGACATCCTGAAGGCCGTTCGGGACGGCGCCACTGCAATCGGCTTGGTCGACGGTTACTTCGGCGACCTGCCTTCGGTCTGGCACAAGGAAATACTTTACGCACTCGAACATGATGTCGCCGTTGCCGGCGGGGCCAGCATGGGGGCGTTGCGGGCAGCTGAATGCGCGCCCTTCGGCATGGTCGGGCTCGGCTCGATCTTCGAAGATTACGAGTCCGGACGGCTGCTCGACGATGAGGCCGTCGCGCTGGTGCATGCGCCACAGGAGCTCGGCTGGCTACCGCTTTCCGTGCCTTGGGTCGATTTTGAGCCGACAATCGATGCGCTTCACGCCAAAGGCGAGATTTCGCCCGGTGAGCGCAAGAAGCTGTTGCTGGCCGGCCGGTTTCTGCATTTCTCCGAGCGCACCTATGCGAAGGTGGCCGACGAGTGCCATTTCCGCAAGCCGCGCCGCGACCATATCCTCGCCGCCATCCGCAGCAGCCGCGTCGAGCGCAAGCGCAACGACGCGCGACTGGTGCTGGAATGGCTGCGCCGGGATAAATTCCTCCCCGTCAACCGTGACTGGCACTTTGCCGCGACCTCACATTGGGAGCTCTTGCACGCCGAAGTCACGCGCAATGCGGTTCCTGTAACGCTTGAATAA
- a CDS encoding YcaO-like family protein encodes MSAFTDLETLAGDLKRSSAGVSDYHDRAVTPAQTLAAIRPHLREFGITRVGLLTALDVLNIPVAFATRPNSHTLSVFQGKGIDNDAAMTSAAMEAVETRIAEIAPADLTQATIDSMRAEHAAMIDLDNVARCAPDEIGSSPIPWCTGLDILSGSSFFVPWWLVGLDHRGERPPGFEQSSDGLASGNTPSEAVLHGLCELVERDAWALTQLKSPERLKESRIDPASFGDAVIDVMTDRITRAGMKLLLLDMTTDIGVPAFLAVIMPGNLSDRVDARWSHVCGGCGCHPDPVRAALRAITEAAQSRLTAIAGSRDDFSPRIYQRLDRSAAMQQVVELCEGDGRMRAFQVRHRRPAPIQETIAHIADRLAATGIEQIIVVPFPHRSLPISVVRVIVPGLEVDISGQYIQLGMRAVNTIRGAES; translated from the coding sequence ATGTCCGCTTTCACCGACCTTGAAACGCTAGCCGGTGACCTTAAACGATCATCGGCCGGTGTCAGCGATTATCATGACCGCGCGGTCACGCCGGCTCAGACCCTCGCAGCCATCAGGCCGCATCTGCGCGAATTCGGCATCACGCGCGTCGGTCTGCTGACTGCACTCGACGTCTTGAACATCCCCGTCGCCTTCGCAACGAGGCCGAATAGCCATACGCTCTCGGTGTTTCAGGGCAAGGGTATCGACAATGATGCCGCCATGACCTCGGCGGCGATGGAAGCGGTCGAGACGCGGATCGCCGAAATTGCCCCCGCCGACCTGACGCAGGCGACGATCGACAGCATGCGGGCGGAGCATGCCGCGATGATCGATCTCGACAATGTCGCACGCTGCGCGCCCGACGAGATCGGCAGCAGTCCTATTCCCTGGTGCACAGGGCTCGACATCCTTTCCGGCAGCAGCTTCTTCGTGCCCTGGTGGCTCGTCGGTCTCGACCATCGCGGCGAGAGGCCGCCAGGCTTCGAGCAGTCGAGCGATGGGCTCGCCTCCGGCAACACCCCGTCCGAAGCGGTCTTGCATGGGCTTTGCGAGCTGGTGGAGCGCGACGCCTGGGCCTTGACCCAGCTGAAATCGCCGGAACGTCTGAAGGAGAGCCGCATCGACCCTGCCTCCTTCGGCGATGCGGTCATCGACGTCATGACCGACCGGATCACACGCGCCGGCATGAAACTGCTGCTGCTCGACATGACGACGGATATCGGCGTTCCCGCTTTTCTGGCCGTCATCATGCCAGGCAATCTTTCCGACCGTGTCGACGCGCGCTGGTCGCATGTCTGCGGTGGCTGCGGCTGCCACCCCGATCCCGTGCGCGCCGCGCTGCGTGCCATCACCGAAGCGGCGCAGAGCCGGCTGACCGCGATCGCCGGCAGCCGCGACGATTTCTCGCCGCGCATCTATCAGCGGCTCGACCGGAGTGCGGCGATGCAGCAGGTGGTCGAACTTTGCGAGGGCGACGGTCGGATGCGCGCGTTCCAGGTCCGTCATCGCCGCCCGGCGCCAATCCAGGAAACCATCGCTCATATTGCCGACCGACTGGCGGCGACCGGCATCGAGCAGATCATCGTCGTGCCCTTTCCGCATCGATCCCTGCCGATCTCGGTCGTCAGAGTGATCGTGCCGGGACTGGAGGTCGATATATCAGGCCAATACATCCAGCTCGGCATGCGCGCGGTCAACACCATAAGAGGAGCCGAATCATGA